The Blautia luti nucleotide sequence ACTTTTGATGGCAACAATGAACCCGCCGAAGCTTTTGCTTCTGGATGAGCATACAGCAGCCCTTGACCCGGGAACAGCAGAGAAAGTGCTGAACCTTACGAAACGGATTGTGGAAGAACATCAGCTTACCTGCCTGATGATCACTCACAATATGCAGTCAGCGCTGGATCTGGGAAACCGTATTCTGATGATGGATTCCGGAAACATTGTGCTGGATATCCATGAAGAAGAGAAAAAAGGCCTGACAGTAGAGGGACTTCTTGACAAGTTCAAAACAGGTGCAGGCAAGATGCTTGACAATGACCGTATTCTTCTTTCGGGAGAGAAAAAATAAAAAGAAAAAGAACCATATGTGAAGAAAACAGCAGAAGCTGGGAACGGATACATATGGTTCTTTTTTTGAATCAGGCAGCTATTCGATCGCATGCAGTGAAATGTCGACTACTGTGGCCGTTACTGTGCCTTCTTAGATGATGACAATTTGTTTCTCATATTCATGAATAAATTTTCTGCCGCTTTTCTGCGCAATAAGGGATCCATACAGATTGGAGGCAAAAGTCGTTTCTTTCAGCAGCTCCTGAGCCTGGCAGTCGAGCAGAGACGGAGCATTAGCAAGTTTGGTGATAACGGGAATGCAGCTGTTTGTTTTGATTTCTTTTAACAGGGAACTGCTTTCTCTGCGAAATCCCAGGACACGGGCATAGGGAACATTATCAGGTACCTGGTGGATGCCGAGGATAATATGAAGCAGTGCGCGCTGGATCCGGGTCTGGGTAAGTTCTTTTGTTTTAAGTACAGATGCAGATTGCAAAAATCCCTGCAGGAGATTCTTTTGATTTACAATTCTCTGTGCAAGATTTTCTGAGACATCCAGAAAAGAGGCAAGTTCAGAAACATTTTTCTGCAGCAGACAATAAGAAAGGATAGAGTTCAGGGCATCTTCTGTAAGAAATTCTCCGGAACTCAGAACTTTTTTGAAAATATCAAAAGCGTCAGAAGGAATCTGGGATGCAAGAATGTCATAACCAGTATGGTCAGAGTATTTGCCGCCGTTTTTATCTGTACCGCAGATAAGTTTGCGGATTGCACAGGCAGATGGGAAATCAGAATCTGGGTCTGTATCAGAAGCTGGATCAAATCTCAGATCTGACAGATTATTAGATGCCAGAGTATCATGATAGCCCATTCCCTCTCGGCGGACAGTGACTGGCCGGATGCTACTGCCCAGACGCAGCAGAGCCTTACAGTACTCAATGCCAAGAATATTATTAGGGGTATTCAGAATCCGGGTAACTTCATTAAAAAGAGGTGTCAGGACTCCGTCAAAATCGTCTCCGCTGAAATTGCGGGGATTTTTGAAATATTCCGTAAGTGCCTGACTTCTGGCAGCAGGAAAGGAGAGTCCCTGGGATAAAAAATTTCTCAGCAGAGTTTTATATTTTTCAGGTTCTTCCACAAGAATTTCTGCTAGTTCTTTCAAGGCGCTGATCTCCCCGGATTCACTTCCGAAGCAGAGCAGATCCACAACCCCAAGTCCATCCAGCAGGGAAACCCCACCCATGGCAAAAGCTTCTGCGCTTGCCGTACATACAGAAACAGGCAGTTCCAGCACAAGGTCTGCCCCACAGCGAAGTGCCATGTCTGCCCGGGCATGTTTGGCGAGAAGTGCAGGGGTACCTCTCTGCACGTAATCCCCGCTCATAGCAATAATGACATAGTCTGCCCCAAGTTTTTCTTTCGTATATTGGATCTGATATTCGTGTCCTCTGTGAAATGGATTATATTCTGCGATAATTCCGGCTGTTCTCATATATTCTGACGGATACTCCTTTCTGAAATCTCATATGACTGTCTTATTTTTACTATATTGCATCTCAAAAAAAACTTTTTTATGTCATATTCTACCATTCAGATGCTTGAAATACAAGGCTTCACGAGTTATAATAAACACAGTGCAGAAAGCTGATGCAGTCGTGAATACTGTGTCAGAGCTGTTATATGAAAGGAGCCATTTTAATCATGGGATTTATTGACACACTCAAAGAAAGAGCAAAAGCAAACGTAAAAACAATCGTACTTCCGGAGACAGAAGATAAAAGAACTCTGGCAGCTACAGAGAAAATCTTAAAAGAAGGAATTGCAAAGGTTATCCTTGTTGGTAACGAAGAAGCTGTTAAAAAGAGTGCAGCTGAAGACGGATATGATATTTCCGGCGCACAGATCGTAGATCCTGCTACATCAGAGAAAACTCAGGGATACATTGACAAGTTAGTAGAATTAAGACAGAAAAAAGGCATGACACCAGAGCAGGCTAAAGATATTCTTCTTAACCAGTATCTGTACTATGGTGTAATGATGGTAAAAATGGGCGATGCAGACGGTATGGTATCCGGTGCATGTCATTCCACAGCTGATACATTAAGACCATGCCTTCAGATTCTGAAGACCAAACCAGGTACTAAACTTGTATCTGCATTCTTCTTAATGGTAGTTCCGAACTGCGAATATGGTGCAAACGGAGCATTTGTATTTGCTGATTCCGGTCTGAACCAGAACCCGAATCCGGAAGAACTTGCAGCAATCGCAGCATCTTCTGCAGAATCTTTCGAGCTTCTCGTTCAGGAGAAACCAGTTGTAGCTATGCTTTCACACTCCACGAAAGGCAGCGCAAAACATGCTGACGTAGATAAAGTCGTAGAAGCTACAAAGATCGCGAAAGAGCAGAATCCAGATCTTGCACTTGACGGAGAATTCCAGCTTGATGCAGCTATCGTTCCAAGCGTAGGCGCATCCAAAGCTCCGGGAAGCGAAGTAGCTGGTAAAGCTAACGTACTTGTATTCCCAGACCTTGATGCAGGTAACATCGGATACAAACTTGTACAGCGTCTTGCAAAAGCAGAAGCTTACGGACCTGTAACTCAGGGTATTGCGAAACCTG carries:
- the pta gene encoding phosphate acetyltransferase, which encodes MGFIDTLKERAKANVKTIVLPETEDKRTLAATEKILKEGIAKVILVGNEEAVKKSAAEDGYDISGAQIVDPATSEKTQGYIDKLVELRQKKGMTPEQAKDILLNQYLYYGVMMVKMGDADGMVSGACHSTADTLRPCLQILKTKPGTKLVSAFFLMVVPNCEYGANGAFVFADSGLNQNPNPEELAAIAASSAESFELLVQEKPVVAMLSHSTKGSAKHADVDKVVEATKIAKEQNPDLALDGEFQLDAAIVPSVGASKAPGSEVAGKANVLVFPDLDAGNIGYKLVQRLAKAEAYGPVTQGIAKPVNDLSRGCSADDIVGVVAITAVQCQASDK
- a CDS encoding nucleotidyltransferase family protein, translating into MRTAGIIAEYNPFHRGHEYQIQYTKEKLGADYVIIAMSGDYVQRGTPALLAKHARADMALRCGADLVLELPVSVCTASAEAFAMGGVSLLDGLGVVDLLCFGSESGEISALKELAEILVEEPEKYKTLLRNFLSQGLSFPAARSQALTEYFKNPRNFSGDDFDGVLTPLFNEVTRILNTPNNILGIEYCKALLRLGSSIRPVTVRREGMGYHDTLASNNLSDLRFDPASDTDPDSDFPSACAIRKLICGTDKNGGKYSDHTGYDILASQIPSDAFDIFKKVLSSGEFLTEDALNSILSYCLLQKNVSELASFLDVSENLAQRIVNQKNLLQGFLQSASVLKTKELTQTRIQRALLHIILGIHQVPDNVPYARVLGFRRESSSLLKEIKTNSCIPVITKLANAPSLLDCQAQELLKETTFASNLYGSLIAQKSGRKFIHEYEKQIVII